Proteins encoded by one window of Candidatus Aenigmatarchaeota archaeon:
- a CDS encoding radical SAM protein: MPHRRLDLKVGFTCNNFCRFCAQGHKRHLGDKTTKEIKKELELARSECDSVVFTGGEPTIRKDILEIVSYAKKLGYDPIQIQSNGRKFFYKPFCEDLIKAGANEFSPAIHGHIPECHDFLTRSPGSWKQVVQGIKNLRELDQYILTNTVVVKPNYRYLPQLAKLLVNLKVDQFQFAFVHATGNALENYDMMMPWVSLAVPYIKKGLQIGIDAGIKVMAEAIPFCLMDRYEKYCSEMYIPPTEIRDFGGVVDPKFEETRINEGKLKHEKCKDCKYYLICEGPWKEYPERRGWDEFKPVAGEKIKHPLELK; encoded by the coding sequence ATGCCCCACCGCCGTCTCGACCTTAAAGTTGGCTTCACTTGTAACAATTTCTGTAGATTTTGTGCCCAAGGTCACAAAAGACATCTAGGCGACAAAACAACAAAAGAGATAAAAAAAGAACTGGAATTGGCGAGAAGTGAATGTGACTCGGTTGTCTTTACAGGGGGTGAACCAACAATAAGGAAAGATATATTAGAAATAGTTTCATATGCAAAAAAACTTGGTTATGATCCAATTCAAATTCAATCAAATGGGAGAAAATTCTTCTATAAACCCTTCTGCGAGGATTTGATAAAAGCCGGGGCGAATGAATTCAGCCCAGCAATTCATGGCCACATTCCAGAATGTCATGATTTTTTGACAAGATCACCCGGATCATGGAAACAGGTTGTTCAAGGCATAAAAAACTTAAGGGAATTGGATCAATATATACTAACAAACACGGTTGTTGTAAAACCAAATTATAGGTACTTACCACAACTGGCCAAACTCCTAGTGAATCTCAAGGTTGACCAGTTCCAGTTTGCCTTTGTCCACGCAACCGGAAATGCATTGGAAAATTACGATATGATGATGCCCTGGGTCTCACTAGCAGTCCCATACATTAAAAAGGGTCTTCAAATAGGAATAGATGCCGGGATAAAAGTAATGGCCGAAGCAATCCCATTTTGTCTAATGGATAGATATGAAAAATACTGCTCTGAAATGTACATACCACCAACAGAAATAAGGGATTTTGGTGGGGTTGTCGATCCCAAGTTCGAGGAAACAAGGATAAATGAAGGTAAATTAAAACATGAGAAATGCAAAGATTGCAAATATTATCTGATTTGTGAAGGACCGTGGAAAGAATATCCCGAGAGAAGAGGTTGGGATGAATTCAAACCAGTTGCAGGTGAAAAAATAAAACATCCATTAGAATTGAAGTAA
- a CDS encoding DUF362 domain-containing protein gives MPKVSIVKCDDYSRSKEAIKKSIDLLGGLENFVKKGDKVLLKPNICEPLPPEKHANTHPEFVRSVIELVKECGGTPIIGELSAGNIPGRTNDSFEISGISKIARETKTKIRNFQEEEFIVKEIPDYLVLEKTDFAKAIFEVDLIINLPKLKTHGITFITGAVKNCFGCIHPEEREYLHREFSDRESFSNGLLDVYSFLKPQLNIMDAIIGMEGDQGPSYGKPRKIGVVLASEDGIALDAVAAKITGHNPKAILTCRIGEERGLGICDIEKIDLVGERIDEVVIHDFKKHTLFNEYRKENGFGSDFIYEPYVVKEECIGCRACEMSCPVNAIKIENHPEFDRDKCIKCFCCQEVCTTGAIKLEKKWMIDIYSPYIRKEDGYVFVDRKSEKKVDFLLVYNINKVDNPEKDKFYLIGFKLKEKDLSLETGKKIIEFLENLRKNDIKFKVSRPLFPCLFGSLWKNFQKDYEIPRNCMECVELFLVEKDGMTRGCFVLKNKLGPKFEYMKDRNQLFEYFHTFLENMKINKRCEGCIHFLRKECEGMCLRG, from the coding sequence ATGCCCAAAGTATCCATTGTAAAGTGTGATGATTATTCAAGATCAAAAGAAGCTATAAAGAAAAGCATAGATTTGTTAGGTGGTCTGGAAAATTTCGTTAAAAAAGGCGATAAAGTTCTGTTGAAGCCAAACATATGCGAACCCTTGCCCCCAGAAAAACACGCAAACACCCATCCAGAATTTGTTAGATCAGTAATAGAATTGGTGAAAGAATGTGGTGGCACTCCAATAATTGGGGAATTGTCGGCTGGGAATATTCCAGGAAGGACAAATGATTCTTTTGAAATATCAGGAATTTCAAAAATAGCAAGAGAAACTAAAACAAAAATAAGGAATTTCCAAGAAGAGGAGTTTATAGTTAAAGAAATACCAGACTATCTTGTTCTTGAGAAAACAGATTTTGCCAAGGCTATATTTGAGGTAGATTTGATAATAAATCTTCCAAAATTAAAGACCCATGGGATTACTTTTATAACCGGGGCTGTTAAAAATTGTTTTGGGTGTATACATCCAGAAGAAAGGGAATATCTTCACAGGGAATTTTCAGATAGGGAAAGTTTCTCAAATGGGTTGTTGGATGTCTATTCATTCCTGAAACCACAGTTGAATATAATGGATGCTATTATCGGGATGGAAGGTGATCAAGGTCCATCGTATGGAAAACCAAGGAAAATAGGTGTTGTTTTAGCAAGTGAGGATGGGATTGCATTGGACGCTGTGGCTGCAAAGATTACTGGACATAATCCCAAAGCTATACTTACATGCAGAATAGGTGAAGAAAGAGGCCTGGGGATTTGTGATATTGAAAAAATTGATTTGGTTGGGGAAAGAATAGATGAAGTTGTAATTCATGATTTTAAAAAACACACGCTATTCAATGAGTATAGAAAAGAAAATGGGTTTGGATCGGATTTTATTTATGAGCCTTATGTTGTAAAAGAAGAATGCATAGGATGCAGGGCCTGCGAGATGAGCTGCCCTGTCAATGCAATAAAAATTGAAAATCATCCTGAATTTGATAGGGATAAATGTATAAAATGCTTCTGCTGTCAAGAAGTTTGTACAACAGGCGCTATAAAGCTAGAGAAAAAATGGATGATAGATATTTATTCCCCATATATCAGGAAAGAGGATGGATATGTATTTGTTGACAGAAAATCTGAAAAAAAAGTAGATTTTTTATTGGTTTATAATATAAATAAAGTCGACAATCCTGAAAAGGATAAATTTTACCTGATTGGGTTTAAATTGAAAGAAAAGGATCTTAGCCTTGAAACCGGAAAGAAAATAATAGAATTTCTTGAAAACTTGAGAAAAAATGATATAAAATTTAAAGTTTCAAGACCTTTATTTCCTTGTCTGTTTGGAAGCCTATGGAAGAATTTCCAAAAGGATTATGAAATCCCAAGAAATTGTATGGAGTGTGTGGAATTATTCTTGGTCGAGAAAGATGGGATGACAAGGGGTTGTTTTGTACTTAAGAATAAATTGGGTCCCAAATTTGAATACATGAAGGATAGGAATCAATTGTTTGAATATTTCCATACATTTCTGGAAAACATGAAAATAAATAAAAGATGTGAGGGATGTATTCATTTTTTAAGAAAAGAGTGTGAGGGTATGTGTTTGAGGGGTTAA
- a CDS encoding DUF234 domain-containing protein: MNKIKFINREEELRYVRESAELSKKKLFCLSISGLRRIGKTRLILEIIKNSDLYFFVNKNKNSLSLLKEYEENLKVKKILGELEYLSNWDQFFGVIFKRFNGILVFDEFQNFFHVDKTIFGILQKYIDLNENKKNLLIIFCGSLVGLNKKLFQDSKEPLYGRVKRKLNMKELSFKNIIKMCNELKIKNMEEVIEIYTIFGGFPKYYVSIEDENLIGSNVWKILERFFFSENAILEEEVGDILSLEFGKRSGIYYDILTAIANGNTKISKIASCLRKKESSLTRQIRDLVNYFELVGIEKQIYGKKSLFYIRHPLMNFWFRFIYKNLSSYKRRENWLIDKIKNDFNSYVGSGFERVCRGFIEENKLFQFTKIGKQWGTIPGKKQGENQYEIDIVALNEQKREILFGECKWKDRVNPEKVLQELKEKAGYVDWNKGKRKEYYAIFAKSFSKKINENRVLLFDLKDMEKVFRKR; encoded by the coding sequence GTGAATAAAATTAAATTTATAAACAGGGAAGAAGAATTGAGGTATGTAAGAGAAAGTGCAGAGTTATCTAAAAAAAAGCTCTTTTGTTTGTCAATTTCTGGCTTGAGAAGAATTGGAAAAACTAGGCTAATTCTAGAAATAATTAAAAATAGTGATCTTTATTTTTTCGTTAATAAAAATAAAAATAGTTTAAGTCTGTTAAAAGAATACGAAGAGAATTTAAAAGTCAAAAAAATTTTAGGGGAATTGGAATATTTAAGTAACTGGGATCAATTTTTTGGTGTTATTTTTAAAAGATTTAATGGGATATTAGTTTTCGATGAATTTCAAAATTTTTTTCATGTTGATAAAACTATATTTGGGATTCTACAAAAATACATAGATTTAAATGAAAATAAAAAGAATTTGTTGATTATTTTTTGTGGATCCTTGGTTGGGTTAAATAAAAAATTATTTCAAGATTCAAAAGAACCTTTATATGGTAGAGTAAAGAGAAAATTGAATATGAAAGAGTTATCATTCAAAAATATAATTAAAATGTGCAACGAATTGAAAATAAAAAATATGGAAGAAGTAATAGAAATCTATACAATATTTGGGGGGTTTCCAAAGTACTATGTTTCTATTGAAGATGAAAATTTGATTGGCTCTAATGTGTGGAAAATATTGGAACGGTTTTTCTTTTCGGAAAATGCTATTTTAGAAGAAGAAGTGGGAGATATACTTTCTCTGGAATTTGGGAAAAGATCTGGAATTTATTATGACATTTTAACGGCAATAGCTAATGGAAATACAAAAATCAGTAAAATAGCATCATGTCTAAGAAAAAAAGAATCAAGTCTAACGAGACAAATTCGTGATCTGGTAAATTATTTTGAACTTGTTGGAATAGAAAAACAAATTTATGGCAAAAAAAGTTTATTTTATATAAGACACCCTTTAATGAATTTTTGGTTTAGATTTATATATAAAAATCTTTCAAGTTATAAAAGAAGGGAAAATTGGTTGATTGATAAAATAAAAAATGATTTTAATAGTTATGTTGGATCTGGATTTGAAAGGGTTTGTAGAGGTTTTATAGAGGAGAATAAACTTTTTCAATTCACAAAAATTGGGAAGCAATGGGGTACAATTCCCGGAAAAAAACAGGGAGAAAACCAGTATGAAATAGATATTGTAGCATTGAACGAACAGAAGAGGGAAATCCTATTTGGTGAATGCAAGTGGAAGGATAGGGTGAATCCAGAAAAGGTTCTCCAAGAATTAAAGGAAAAGGCTGGGTATGTTGATTGGAATAAAGGCAAAAGAAAGGAATACTATGCAATATTTGCCAAGAGTTTTTCCAAGAAGATAAACGAGAATAGGGTTTTGTTGTTTGATTTGAAGGATATGGAAAAGGTTTTCAGAAAGAGATAA
- a CDS encoding rRNA adenine N-6-methyltransferase family protein, protein MQEFLLILGLILSYMLYYMLKSRLAIFFPSFKGMIKIIEKLAEVKSNDVVYDLGSGDGRVLEIFAKKGIRCVGIEKNRFLVNISRKKIGKYKNAKIIEGDILEQDLSEASIIIAYLSRFLTRDIEKKIKKECKKGTKIILVSYRFDSLKPVKVEKWFWMPISLYIL, encoded by the coding sequence ATGCAGGAATTTTTGTTGATATTGGGTCTGATTCTCTCATACATGCTGTACTATATGTTAAAGTCAAGATTAGCCATATTCTTTCCCAGCTTCAAAGGAATGATAAAGATAATTGAAAAGTTGGCCGAGGTAAAAAGCAATGATGTTGTTTATGACCTTGGATCCGGTGATGGGAGGGTCTTGGAAATTTTTGCAAAGAAAGGTATAAGATGTGTTGGTATAGAAAAAAACAGGTTTCTTGTAAATATATCCAGAAAAAAGATTGGGAAATATAAAAATGCCAAGATAATAGAGGGGGATATACTTGAACAGGACCTCTCTGAGGCGAGCATAATAATAGCCTATCTATCGAGATTTCTTACAAGAGATATTGAGAAAAAAATAAAAAAGGAGTGTAAAAAGGGGACAAAAATTATATTGGTATCGTACAGGTTTGATTCTTTAAAACCAGTAAAAGTAGAAAAATGGTTCTGGATGCCCATTAGTTTGTATATTCTTTAG